The Erythrobacter sp. SDW2 region CGGCTCGCCGCAGAGCACCGATCAGTTGGTCTACGCGACCCCCGACCAGCCCGAGCTCAACCATATCGCCACTGTCAGCGACGATGGCCGCTGGGTGGTGGTGACCAGCTCCAGCGGGACCGATGACCGATATGAGGTCACGCTGATCGACCGCACCCGCGCCGATGCCCCGCCGCGGGTGATCGTGCCCGGATTCGACCACAACTATTCCTATGTCGGCAATGTCGGCAGCACTTTCTTCTTCACCACCAATGACGGTGCGCCGCTGCAGAAGGTGGTGAAGGTCGAAGTGACCGACGCGCCGGAACTGGTCTGGGCGACCGTCATCCCCGAAGCGAAGGAGAAGCTGGAGGGCGTCTCGCTGGTCGGCGGCAAGCTGGTCGCCAGCTATCTGGTCGATGCCAAAAGCAAGATCGCGGTCTACGGCCTCGATGGCAGCCCGGCGGGCGAAGTGGCGCTGCCCGGCATCGGCAGTGCCGGCGGCTTCGGCGGTTCGTCCGAGCAGTCCGAAACCTTCTATTACTTCTCCAGCTACAACCGCGCGGCGACGATCTACCGCTATGACGTCGCGACCGGCCAAAGCACGGTCTGGGCCGCGCCCGAAGTGGCCTTCGATCCCGACGATTTCGTCGTCGAGCAGAAGTTCTACGCTTCCAAGGACGGCACCCAGGTGCCCATGTTCGTCGTCCGCAGCAAGGCGGTGGCGGAAAGCGGTGAAGCGGTGCCGACGCTGCTCTACGGTTACGGCGGCTTCAACATCTCCATGACTCCCGGCTTCAGCCCCTCACGGCTGGCCTGGGTCGAGGCGGGCGGGGCCTATGTGGTCGCCAATATCCGCGGCGGCGGCGAATACGGCAAGGCCTGGCACGACGGCGGGCGGCTGCTCAACAAGCAGAATGTGTTCGACGATTTCATCGCGGCGGGCGAATTTCTGATCGCCGAGGGCATCACCGCCAAGGACGGGCTCGCCATCAATGGCGGCTCCAATGGTGGCCTGCTGGTGGGGGCAGTGGTTAACCAGCGGCCCGATCTGTTCGCGGCTGCCAGCCCGGCAGTCGGTGTGATGGACATGCTCCGCTTCGATCGCTTCACGGCCGGACGCTATTGGGTCGATGACTATGGCTATCCCGGCAAGGAAGAGGATTTCCGCAACCTGCTGGCCTACTCGCCCTATCACACGATCAAGGATGGCACGGACTATCCGGCGATCCTCGTCACCACCGCCGATACCGACGACCGTGTGGTCCCCGGTCACAGCTTCAAATACACGGCCGCCCTGCAGGCAGCAGACCTGGGCGACAAGCCGCAGCTGATCCGGATCGAGACCCGTGCCGGCCACGGCTCGGGCAAGCCGACCGACAAGGCGATCGAGGAAGCGGCCGATGTTCTGGCGTTCCTCGCCGCCTACACCGGGCTTGAAATCGACGAATAGAGCGGGATCGGCCATATTCAGGAAAGTAGGTACTTTTCTGAATATGGCCTGTAACGCCAGTTCAGCGTGATCTCACGGTCGAATCTCTAGACCCTCATCTGTCAGGGGCGCTCCCGCCCTGAAACACAGTGAGGACGAGTGACATGAAGACCGTTTCCAAAGCCCTGATCGGAACCGTCGCCGCAGGTGCGATGGCGGTTTCCGCTGCAACCCCCGCCATGGCCCGCGACCGCGACCGCGACGGCATCGATGCCGGTGACGTGATTGCCGGCGCCGTCGTCCTGGGAGGCATCGCTATCCTGGCCGGCGCGATCGGCAATGACCGTGACGATTATCGCTATCGTGACCGCTATCGTGATCGGGGCGACCGTTGGTACGGCCGTGGCAGCCCCCGAGCTGCCGTCGAACGCTGTGTCAATGCCGCCGAGCGCGATGCGCGCCGCGCAGGCTACCGTTTTGCCGATGTAACCCAGATCCGCGATGTCGACGATACCCGCTATGGCTGGCGCGTGAAGGGCAATCTGGTGGTCGATGGTGCACGCGGCTGGGGCGGTTACGATCGCTACGACCGTCGCGGTTACGACCGCTACGACCGTCGCGATTACGGGCGCTACGACCGGAGCGACCGCGGCAGCTTCAACTGCCGGATCGACCGCGGCCGGGTTGTCGATGTCGATTTCAACGGCATTCGCGGCCTGCGTTGAGGGCTTCTCGCTAGGGACGGCGGTTCAGGCTGGTGACAGTCTGGACCGTCTATCTCGTCGATCTTGGTGGGGCCTCGTTGCCTTTGACCGGGGGTAGTGGAATGACCAGTTTCCGTAGCTTCGCTGCGTCGGCGGCGCTCTTCTCGCTGGTGGCATCGCCGGCTGCCGCTGCCGAACTGTCGGCTTCCAGCCAGCGCAGCGCCTATGCGCAGAGCGCTTACGATCATGACCGGGATACTGCCGAACGACACCGCCGTTGGCGTGATCGCGATCGGGTTGATGCCGGGGATGTGATCGCCGGGGTGGCGATCATTGCCGGGATTGCGGCGATTGCCAGTGCGGTCGACAGCAGCAACAAGCGCGAGCGTGATCGTTACGAAGACCGGCGCGACACCGACTACCGCTATGACCGGCGCTACGACGAGCCGCGCCAGTATCAGTCGGGCAATCTCGACCAGGCGGTCAGTGCCTGCACCAGCGCTGTCGAGCGCGATGTGCGGGTCGACAGCGTGGATCAGGTCAGCCGCGTGGGCGAGGGCTGGGAAGTGCGCGGTCGCCTGTACAACGGCAGCGGCTTTACCTGTGCCGTCAGCGGTGACGGACGGATCGACCGGATCGACTATGGCGGCGGCTTCCAGGGCTCGTCCGATGGCTATGGCACGGAGGGATATCAGGCCGATACCTATGGTGACGGCGAGGCGGCCCCGGGTCAGTGGTCCGATGATGCCTACGCGCAAGCTCGTGCCGAGCAGGGCGGCGCCTATATAGCCCCGCCTGCTTCGGAGGATGCGCAGCCAGCCTATCCCGGCGGTCCCCTTCCCGGCGAGGAAATCGATGGCGATCTGGCCGGTTAGCCCTCCGCCTTCCCGCCATAGGCGGGGAGCGACAGATTGAACCGTATCGCGGCGCTGCGCAGGACCAATCCTGCCAGCGCTGCAATCGTCCAGACCACCGCGCGCGGACCTTCGAGCCAAGTCCCGAGCACGCAGAGGCTGGCCGAGAGGGCCGCAGCCGTGACGTAGAGTTCCGGCCGCATCAGGATCGACGGGCGGCCGGCGATAACATCGCGGATGATCCCGCCGACGGTGCCGGTGACGATCCCCATCAGGATCGCCGGGACCGGCGCGACGCCATAGGTCAGGGCCTTGGCGCTCCCGAGCACGGCATAGGCGGCCAGTCCGACCCCGTCGGCATAGTCGAGCAGCTTGCCTTCCCACCAGCGCGTCGGCGTGAGCCAGACCAGCAACGCAGTGCCCAGGCACACGGCAGCCACCCACGGATCGGTGATCCAGAACACCGGCGCGCCGATCAGCAGGTCGCGCACCGTGCCCCCGCCGACCCCGGTGACCAGAGCGAAAAAGACCACGGTGACGATGGTTTGCTTCTCCTTCGCCGCGATCAGCGCACCGGACAGCGCGAACACCGCCACCCCCAGCAGGTCGAGCCAGTCGAGCAGCGGGGTCAGGATGACCTCGGCACCGTCGATTGCCGGGTTCATGTCAAGCCGTCACCCGCGCCTTGCGGCGGCGGAACATCAGGATGCAACCCAGCGTCGCGCCGAGCACCGCCAGCGTCGAAAAGACGAGGACCCACGGGTTGGGGCCGGGCTCGCGGGTCTCCAAGTCCATCACATGCAGGCCGAACAGGAAATCGAAGAACCGCCACCAGCGGGTGCGCACGGCTTCGATCACGCCGGTTTGCCGGTTGACATAGATGCGGGTTCCGTCCTCCAACGTCACTTGCCAGACGTCGACAGGGCGGCGGAAGTCGAACGGAACTGCATCGGCATCGAAGCTTTGGACCGAAGCAACCCTGTCGCCACCCTTGATCCCCTCTCGCACGATCATCCGCGCTTCGACATCGGTGATCGGGGCGATTGCCTCACCTGCCGAGTTGTACCGCTCGATGCTATCGTCGGCATAGGTGATCGTGGTCACGACCTTGCCGCGCTCCATGGCGGTCGTCACCGATTTAACCGGGCGGGACGGATCATCGGGCAGGGCCACGGCGATATTGGTATCTGGCGGCAGCGCAGGCTCCTCCACCTCGATCCGCAAATGGTTGCCGCGCACTTCCTCGATCGGGGTGATGACCATCAGCAGGCCCGACACCAGCCACATCACCACCGGCACACCGACCAGCCAGCCCAGCCAGATATGCCAGCGGGCAAAGCGCTGCATCCATACTCCGCGTGCCATCAAACCTCCCGTCAGCCGTGGAGCAGTTGCCCTATGGCCCCGGCAGCGGCGATGCAATCATAGTCGCCCCAGCGCGGTCCCATTACCTGCATCCCGCACGGCAGGTTCCCGGTGCCACCGACGGGGACAACGGTCGAGGGCAGGTTGGGGAAGGTCGCGATCCCGGCCCAGGCCAGCGTATCGGCAAAGGCGCTGTCCCTGCCGTTGATGGTGATCCTCCGTTCCGCAATCGGCGTCGCATCGTGCGGATAGGCCAGCATCGCCAGCGGCGGGGCGAGCACGAAGTCGTAGTGCTCGAACAGCGCGGCCCAGGCATATTCGTTGCGCGCCTGTACATCGAGCAGCTGGTAGTAGTCCGCCAGCGCCATGGTCTTGCCGTCGGCAGACGGGCGCCCGCGCGCCATGGCGACATTGAGCAGGCGCAGGTATTCGGCATGCTGCTGCGCCAGATCGGGCAGCAGGTCGCTGCTGCGGTCGACAATGACCCCGGCACTGGAAAGCACCGCGAGGGCTGTTTCGATCGGGCCGCTCACCGCGACATCCACTTCGCTCACCGGATGCTCCGTCACCGCCAGCATCCGGCAGTCCTTCAGCGCCTTTCCCTTACGCCGCAGCGGGAAGGTTGCCGTCAGTTCCAGCAGTAGCGCGATATCTTCGGCTGTCCGTGCGAGCGGGCCGACGACCGACAGCGGGCCATCATGCACATCGTTGTGCCCCGCCAGCGGATGCGTATGACCGCGGCGGCTGACGAGGCCGAAGCTGGTCTTGTGGCCGTAGATGCCGTTGAAATGCGCCGGGTTGCGGATCGAGCTGCCGATGTCGCTGCCATATTCCAGCGGGACCATGCCGCTCGCCACCGCGACGGCACCGCCCCCTGACGAGCCGCCCGCGACGCGGCTGTGATCATGCGGATTGTTGGTCCGGCCATAGACCGGGTTGTTGCTTTGCAGGTCGGCAAGATCGGGCGGGACATTGGTCTTGCCGATGATGATCGCGCCCGCCGCCTTGAGCCGCTGGACGACGATCGAGTCCTGTCGTGCAATATGGTCCTTGAATTGCAGGTGCCCGAATGTCGTCGGCAGGCCGGCGATGTTGAAGCTTTCCTTGACCGTCATCGGCACGCCGAACAGCGGCTGGCTGTCCTTGATATCGAGCCCGTCCATGGCCTTGGCCATGGCGCGCGCACGGTCGAAATCCCGCACCACGACCGCGTTGAGCGGGCCGTCGAGCGCTTCGATCCGGGCAATCGCGGCATCGACCGCCTCGAGCGGTGACAGCGCACCCCCACGGATCTGCGCGGCGAGCGCGATGCCGCCCGGTTCACGGGTCAATTGCGGATAGGCCATGCTCTTCTCTCCCTCTCCCGCTTCCTGCCACGGGTGAGGGAAGGGCGCAATTACTCGCGCGTGGCGGGCATCTCCGCACCGTTCTGGAACAGCGTCAGGCCCGTAATCACTCCGCCTTCGTCGCGCTGGAAGCGGATCTTGGCATCGACCACCTTGAGGAAGAACACGTCCTCTTCCTCCTTGAACAGGGGGAACGCCTGTTGCCCGGTGGCCTGTGCAACGAGGCCGTTCTCGTCCTGAGTGATGGTGATCTTGAAAGTCGGGGCCAATGCATAGGTGCCCAGATATTCGCCAAGCGTATCGGGATCGGCTTCAACGGCCACCCGCTCGCTCGCCAGTTGCACCGCCCCGCCACGCGCGAGCGTCATCAGTCGTGCGCCGATGGTGTTGGCTGCCCCGCCGTTGAGATTGGCGAGCACCGCAACGGTGAGCTTGCGGTCGGGATCATAGCCGAGCCAGGCGTTGAATCCTTCGATGCCCCCCGAGTGCGAGTACATGGTGCCTTCGTCGCTCCGGGTCACCGCCACGCCGAGCGCGTATTTGCTGTTGTCGCCCATGTCGAATTCGGCCGGGGTGAGGTAGGCCGCGAGGCTCTCCGGCTTGAGCAGCTTGCCGCCGAATAGCCCCTGTTGCCATTTGAGCAGGTCGGCAGTGGTCGAATACATCGCCCCGGCGCCGCGCGGGATGCCCATGAAGACGTAATCGGCATTGGCGACGCCGTTCTCGGTCGGGGCATAGCCTGCCGCGCGCCGGGGCAGGATCGCAGCGCTGTGGTCGATTCCGCTATCGGCCATGCCCAGCGGATTGAGGATGCGTGAACGCAGGACATCCTCGTAGGCCTTGCCGCTCGCGGCCTCGACCACCTCGGTTAGCAGCAGGTAGCCCGAATTGGAGTAGTTCCACTTGCTCCCCGGCTCGAACTCGAGCGGCTCGCCGGCGAAACGGGCAATCATTTCCTCGGGCGTCTTGGGAAGGTATTTCTGGGTCTGGAAATCATCGAAACTGGTGACGTTGGGAATGCCCGAGGTGTGATGCAGCAGGTGGCGCACGGTGACCTTGTCCCAGCTTGCCGGACTGTCAGGCCAATAGGTCTTGATCGGGGCATCGAGCTCGACCTTGCCTTCCTCCGCCAGCAGCAGGATCAGCACGGCGGTGAACTGCTTGGTGACGGAGCCGATGCGGAACTTGGTATCGGTGGTGTTGTCGATATCCCACTCGATGTTGGCATCACCCACTGCCTTGTCGAGGATGATCTGGCCATCCTGCGCCACCAGCACCGTGCCCATGAAACTGCTCGCTTCCTCGGCGATGACCTGCTCCATTCGGCCAGTGTCCTGCGCATGCAACGCGGGTGAGGCACACAGCAGGGCGGCGGTGGCAAAGGCGCGAGTCAGCAAGGCGAGTCTCCCAGGTGAATTACTTGCATAATACACCGTGCAAGAGACGCGGCAAGCTACTTCGCGAAGAGGTTGGCCGGGTTGGCCATGGCCTTGATCTCCAGCGCATTGCCGCTGGGATCGCGGAAAAACATCGTCGCCTGCTCGCCCGGTTCGCCGGCGAAGCGGATGGTCGGCTCGATCACGAACTCGACGCCTGCGGCGGTCAGCCGGTCAGCCATAGCGCGCCAATCGTCCATGCCCAGCACCAGTCCGAAATGCGGCACAGGGACATCGTGTCCGTCGACCGGGTTGGAGGCGCGGTCGCCAGTCTCGGGGGCAAGGTGGGCGACTATCTGGTGGCCGTGGAAATCGAAATCGATCCACTCGTCGGACGAGCGCCCCTCGGGGCAACCCATCAGCCCGCCATAGAACTGCCGCGCGGCGGCAAGGTCATGCACCGGGAAGGCAAGGTGGAACGGCGGAATGCTCATACGTCGGTTCTCTCGATCAGTCCGAGGGCGAAGCCATAGCCGAGAATGGGCGCCGCGCCATAGCCGATCAACACGCTGGGATAGTTCGACAGGATCGCCATCAGCGAGAAGCCGAACAGCGATCCTGCCAGCGCGAACCGCGCATCGCGGCCGAGCTGAACAGCTTTCAGCATCAGCACAAACCCGGCCAAAAGTGTGGCAAACAGCACAAGTGCCAGCAGCGGTTGTGCCAAGGCTGCATCGACCAGCACCCGCTCGACAAAGGGCTGCGCGGGCAGCTCGCCCTTCAACGCCGCCATGATACTGGCGAGGAAGCCGACGATCACCACTCCGCCGACCTGCCAGTCGCGCATGGCGTCATGCAGGCCGACCGCTGCGCCGACGACAGCAAAGCCCAGCGCCGCATCGGGCTGGAACGAGGCAGCCAGCAGCGCCGCCAGCAGGATCGGCGCGGCATAGTCCTTTTCGCGCGCGGCCAGCACGGCGAGTGCAGGGAAGGCCAGCGCCCCGGCGTGGAGCATGAACGGCCCCAGCGGCAGCCAGCGGGCGATGCCGTTAAAATGCGGTCCTGTCATGAGCGGCACGAACAGCAGGGCCAGCAGGCCGACGATGAACACGCGTCTGGTAGTCACTGCATCGGGCATCCGCCCGAAGACTACCCACGGCAAAACCAGCCCGAGCGCCGCCGCATTGATCGCCAGATAACGCACGGGAGCGCCCATCCCCGCCATGCAGGCCAGCCCGGCCAGTACCGGCAAGGCGAGCGCCAGCAGCGCGGGGAGGTGGTCTTTCAGCGATGCCCCCCGTGTGCCCACGTGGGATCAGATGTGGATCGGCTTGCCCTGCACGCCCATCGCGGCTTCCTTGAGCGCCTCGGCATGGGTCGGGTGGGCGTGACAGGTGTAGGCGATGTCCTCGCTGGTCGCGCCGAACTCCATCGCCACGCAGGCCTCGGCGATCATCGTCCCAGCGACGCTGGCGATGGCCCAGACGCCGAGCACGCGGTCGGTCTCTGCGTCTGCGATCACCTTCACGAAGCCGTCGGGCTCGTGGTTGGTCTTGGCGCGGCTGTTGGCGGCCATGGGGAACTTGCTGACCTTGACCTTGGCCTTGTCGCCGCCCGCCTGCTCGATCGCCTGTTCGGTGGTCAGGCCGACCCCGGCGATTTCGGGCAGGGTGTAGACGACGCTGGGGATGACATCGTGGTTGACGATGCCGGTCTCGCCCGCGATCCACTCGGCCACGGCAATGCCTTCGTCCTCGGCCTTGTGGGCCAGCATCGGGCCGGGGATCACATCGCCGATCGCGCGCACACCGGCGACGCTGGTGCGGAATTCGTGATCGACCTCGATCTGGCCGCGCTGGTTAGTGGCGAGGCCGATGTTCTCGAGGCCAAGTCCGTCGGTATTGGGACGGCGCCCGATCGACACCAGCACGCAATCGGCCTCCAGTGTTTCGCTGGCACCGCCCGCGGCCGGTTCGAGGGTCAGCGTGGCCTTCTTGCCCTTGACGCTGACGCCGGTGACCTTGGTCGAGAGCCGGAATTCGATGCCCTGCTTCTTGAAGATGCGGTTCGCTTCCTTGCGCACATCGCCGTCCATGCCGGGCAGGATCTGGTCGAGGAATTCGACGCAGATCACCTCTGCGCCGAGCCGACGCCAGACCGAGCCGAGCTCCAGCCCGATCACGCCGCCGCCGATCACGACCATCTTCTTGGGTACGGCCTTGAGTTCCAGCGCACCGGTGGAATCGACCACCACGCCGGCAGCATTGTCGACCTCGACGCCCGGGAGCGGGGTGACCGAGGAACCGGTGGCAATGACCACTTCCCTGGCGGTCACAGTCTCGTCACCGACCTTGACCGTGTGCGCGTCGACGAAGCCGGCGTAACCCTTCTTCCAGTCAACCTTGTTCTTCTTGAACAGGAACTCGATGCCCTTGGTCAGCCCGTCGACCGCGTCGAGGCGCTGGCCGTGCATCTTTTCCAGGTTCAGCTTGGGCTTCACTTCGATGCCCATGCTTTCCATCGCGCCATTGGCGGCGGCGTCGTAGAATTCCGACGCGTGGAGCATCGCCTTGGAGGGGATGCAGCCGACGTTGAGACAGGTGCCGCCCAGCGTCGCGCGGCCTTCCGCGCAGGCCGTCTTCAGCCCCAGCTGCGCCGCACGGATCGCGGCGACATAGCCGCCCGGGCCGGCACCGATGACAAGGACGTCGTAATCGTAAGTTTGGTCAGCCACCGATTTCCTCCGCTGGCAAGGATTGGGTTGTGCCGGAGCCGAGCTTGGCCGCGCATTCGTTGACAATGCCTTCGATCCGCTCGCGGCTCACATCCTCGAGCGTCAGATCGGGATCGGCGACAAAGGTTTCCGCGCTGCATTCGCACACTTGCGCAACCTGCCCGGCGACGATGCCCGCTCCTTCGGCAACCTGCTGGCACTGGCTGGCGATGGCATTGCGCATTTCGCCTTCGACGGCGTCGCCGGCGATCTGTGTGGCAGCGTCGCAAGCCGTAAGGCTGCCGGCGGCTGCGAGGAGGAACAGGGTGCGGATCATCGAGTTGGGTTCCTTGTCTGCCATCAAAGGTCGATCAGCATCCGGGTCGGATCCTCGATCGCTTCCTTGATGATCTTGAGCGCGGTCACGGCTTCGCGGCCGTCGATCAGGCGGTGGTCGTAGCTGAGCGCGATATACATCATCGGGCGGATCACCACCTGGCCATCGCGGGCGACCGGGCGGTCCTCGATGCGGTGGAGGCCCAGCACCGCCGACTGCGGCGGGTTGATGATCGGGGTCGACATCAGACTGCCGAACACGCCGCCGTTGGAAATGGTGAAGGTGCCGCCCTTCATGTCGTCCATGGTCAGCGTGCCTTCCTTGGCGCGCTTGCCGAAGTCGGCGATATCCTTTTCGATTCTCGCAAAGCCCTTGGCCTGCGCATCGCGGATCACCGGCACGACGAGACCATTGGGGGCCGAAACCGCGACCGAGATATCGACGTAGTCGTGATATACGATCTCGTCGCCCTCGATATAGGCGTTGACCGCCGGGACATCCTTCAGCGCGAGGCAGGCGGCCTTGGCGAAGAAGCCCATGAAGCCGAGTCGCACATCGTGCTTCTTGGCGAACAGGTCCTTGTACTTGTCGCGCGCTTCGATCACCGCCGTCATGTCGACATCGTTGAAGGTGGTCAGCAGCGCGGCATTGTCCTGCGCGCCCTTGAGCCGCTTGGCGATGGTCTGGCGCATGCGGGTCATCTTGACGCGCTCTTCGCGGCGCTCGCCAGAGGTCGCCGAAGGCGTGGGTGCGGGTGTCGGCGACGGGGCGGGTACACTGGCAGAGGGAGCCGGAGCCGCCGTCTTGGCCTTGGCGGCGGCGAGCACGTCTTCCTTGGTCAGGCGGCCATCCTTGCCGGTGCCCTTGATCGTGGTCGGATCGACCCCGTGTTCCAGCACCGCACGGCGCACGGCGGGCGAGAGGGTGGTGGCATCGCCGCCTTCATCGTCCGATGGGGCGGGAGCAGTGGCGGGGGCAGGCGCAGGCGCTTCGCGCGGCCCGATCGGCGTCGCTTCGCCGGCACCGACGCCGTCCAGCACGGTTGCGATCACCGCCCCGACCTCGACCGTATCGCCGACCGCCGCCTTGAGCTCGCCGATGATCCCGGCCACGGGCGAGGGCACCTCGACTGCGACCTTGTCGGTTTCGAGGCTCGCGACGGGTTCGTCCACCGCCACGGCATCGCCGGGTTGTTTCAGCCATTCGCCGATGGTGCCTTCGGTGACCGATTCACCGAGCTGGGGGACCTTGATGTCGGTTGCCATGGATCAGGCCTTTTTCGTTGCGGAATCGGGGTTGGTGGTCGCGAGGCCCAGCGCGTCGGCGACCAGCGCCTCCTGCTGTTCCTGGTGCTTCCTGGCGAAGCCGGTGGCGGGCGAGGCCGAGGCATCGCGCCCGGCATAGCGCGGACGCATGCCGGCATGCCCCGCGTTGCCCAGCGCGCGCTCGATGTGTTCCTCGACGAAGAACCAGCTGCCGTTGTTGCGCGGTTCTTCCTGGCACCAGACCACCTCTTCGAGGCTCGTCATTCGCTTGAGCCGGACGGCCAGCGGTTCGCCGGGGAAAGGATAGAGCTGCTCGATCCGCACGACCGAGACATCCTCCAGCCCTGCCTCGTCGCGCTTCTGCATCAGGTCGTAGCCGACCTTGCCGCTGCACAGCACCAGCCGTTTGACCTTCTTGTCGTCGATCTCCTTGAGATCGGACTTGATGCGCATGAAGTGATGGTCGCCCATGAACTCGCTCGCCTCGCTCTTGGCCAGCGGATGACGTAGCAGGCTTTTGGGCGTCATGATCACCAGCGGCTTGCGGAACGAGCGCAGCATCTGGCGGCGCAGCACATGGAAATAGTTCGCCGGCGTGGTGATGTTGCAGACGCACATGTTGTCGTTCGCGCACAGCTGCAGGAAGCGCTCGAGCCGGGCCGAGCTGTGTTCCGGCCCCTGGCCTTCGTAGCCGTGCGGCAACAGCAGCACGAGGCCGTTCGCGCGCAGCCACTTGGCTTCGCCCGCGGCGATGAACTGGTCGATCATGATCTGCGCGCCATTGGCGAAGTCGCCGAACTGCGCTTCCCACAGCACCAGCGTCTTGGGATCGGCCATGGCAAAGCCGTATTCGAACCCGAGCACGCCATATTCCGACAGGGGGCTGTCATAGACCTCGAACTTGCCATGCGGCAGCTGGCACAGCGGAATGTATTTGGCTTCGCTGTTCTGATCGACCCAGACTGCGTGCCGCTGGCTGAAAGTGCCGCGACCCGAATCCTGACCTGACAGGCGTACGCCGTATCCTTCGGTCACGAGGCTGCCGAAAGCGAGCGCTTCCGCCGTGGCCCAGTCGAAGCCTTCGCCGCTGGCGAACATCTCGCGCTTGGCCTCGATCACGCGGCCCAGCGTCTTGTGGA contains the following coding sequences:
- a CDS encoding prolyl oligopeptidase family protein, with amino-acid sequence MLRKTLLAGAAAVLVATLSPAVGYAQDLSAPDYPETRATEVADEQFGVTVADPYRWLENDVRVDPEVAKWVEQQNAVTDAFLARIPGREALKARITELTDYERFGIPEEAGGRYFYTRNDGLQNQSVLFVRDGLDGAPRQLIDPNEWAKDGATALAEWVPSKDGKFLAYGIQDGGSDWRTVKVMDVATGEVLADTVEWVKFSDLSWAKDGSGFYYSRFPSTGEGETFQALNTNHTVYFHDIGSPQSTDQLVYATPDQPELNHIATVSDDGRWVVVTSSSGTDDRYEVTLIDRTRADAPPRVIVPGFDHNYSYVGNVGSTFFFTTNDGAPLQKVVKVEVTDAPELVWATVIPEAKEKLEGVSLVGGKLVASYLVDAKSKIAVYGLDGSPAGEVALPGIGSAGGFGGSSEQSETFYYFSSYNRAATIYRYDVATGQSTVWAAPEVAFDPDDFVVEQKFYASKDGTQVPMFVVRSKAVAESGEAVPTLLYGYGGFNISMTPGFSPSRLAWVEAGGAYVVANIRGGGEYGKAWHDGGRLLNKQNVFDDFIAAGEFLIAEGITAKDGLAINGGSNGGLLVGAVVNQRPDLFAAASPAVGVMDMLRFDRFTAGRYWVDDYGYPGKEEDFRNLLAYSPYHTIKDGTDYPAILVTTADTDDRVVPGHSFKYTAALQAADLGDKPQLIRIETRAGHGSGKPTDKAIEEAADVLAFLAAYTGLEIDE
- a CDS encoding trimeric intracellular cation channel family protein, yielding MNPAIDGAEVILTPLLDWLDLLGVAVFALSGALIAAKEKQTIVTVVFFALVTGVGGGTVRDLLIGAPVFWITDPWVAAVCLGTALLVWLTPTRWWEGKLLDYADGVGLAAYAVLGSAKALTYGVAPVPAILMGIVTGTVGGIIRDVIAGRPSILMRPELYVTAAALSASLCVLGTWLEGPRAVVWTIAALAGLVLRSAAIRFNLSLPAYGGKAEG
- a CDS encoding PepSY domain-containing protein encodes the protein MARGVWMQRFARWHIWLGWLVGVPVVMWLVSGLLMVITPIEEVRGNHLRIEVEEPALPPDTNIAVALPDDPSRPVKSVTTAMERGKVVTTITYADDSIERYNSAGEAIAPITDVEARMIVREGIKGGDRVASVQSFDADAVPFDFRRPVDVWQVTLEDGTRIYVNRQTGVIEAVRTRWWRFFDFLFGLHVMDLETREPGPNPWVLVFSTLAVLGATLGCILMFRRRKARVTA
- a CDS encoding amidase family protein; its protein translation is MAYPQLTREPGGIALAAQIRGGALSPLEAVDAAIARIEALDGPLNAVVVRDFDRARAMAKAMDGLDIKDSQPLFGVPMTVKESFNIAGLPTTFGHLQFKDHIARQDSIVVQRLKAAGAIIIGKTNVPPDLADLQSNNPVYGRTNNPHDHSRVAGGSSGGGAVAVASGMVPLEYGSDIGSSIRNPAHFNGIYGHKTSFGLVSRRGHTHPLAGHNDVHDGPLSVVGPLARTAEDIALLLELTATFPLRRKGKALKDCRMLAVTEHPVSEVDVAVSGPIETALAVLSSAGVIVDRSSDLLPDLAQQHAEYLRLLNVAMARGRPSADGKTMALADYYQLLDVQARNEYAWAALFEHYDFVLAPPLAMLAYPHDATPIAERRITINGRDSAFADTLAWAGIATFPNLPSTVVPVGGTGNLPCGMQVMGPRWGDYDCIAAAGAIGQLLHG
- a CDS encoding serine hydrolase, which encodes MLTRAFATAALLCASPALHAQDTGRMEQVIAEEASSFMGTVLVAQDGQIILDKAVGDANIEWDIDNTTDTKFRIGSVTKQFTAVLILLLAEEGKVELDAPIKTYWPDSPASWDKVTVRHLLHHTSGIPNVTSFDDFQTQKYLPKTPEEMIARFAGEPLEFEPGSKWNYSNSGYLLLTEVVEAASGKAYEDVLRSRILNPLGMADSGIDHSAAILPRRAAGYAPTENGVANADYVFMGIPRGAGAMYSTTADLLKWQQGLFGGKLLKPESLAAYLTPAEFDMGDNSKYALGVAVTRSDEGTMYSHSGGIEGFNAWLGYDPDRKLTVAVLANLNGGAANTIGARLMTLARGGAVQLASERVAVEADPDTLGEYLGTYALAPTFKITITQDENGLVAQATGQQAFPLFKEEEDVFFLKVVDAKIRFQRDEGGVITGLTLFQNGAEMPATRE
- a CDS encoding VOC family protein — protein: MSIPPFHLAFPVHDLAAARQFYGGLMGCPEGRSSDEWIDFDFHGHQIVAHLAPETGDRASNPVDGHDVPVPHFGLVLGMDDWRAMADRLTAAGVEFVIEPTIRFAGEPGEQATMFFRDPSGNALEIKAMANPANLFAK
- the lpdA gene encoding dihydrolipoyl dehydrogenase — translated: MADQTYDYDVLVIGAGPGGYVAAIRAAQLGLKTACAEGRATLGGTCLNVGCIPSKAMLHASEFYDAAANGAMESMGIEVKPKLNLEKMHGQRLDAVDGLTKGIEFLFKKNKVDWKKGYAGFVDAHTVKVGDETVTAREVVIATGSSVTPLPGVEVDNAAGVVVDSTGALELKAVPKKMVVIGGGVIGLELGSVWRRLGAEVICVEFLDQILPGMDGDVRKEANRIFKKQGIEFRLSTKVTGVSVKGKKATLTLEPAAGGASETLEADCVLVSIGRRPNTDGLGLENIGLATNQRGQIEVDHEFRTSVAGVRAIGDVIPGPMLAHKAEDEGIAVAEWIAGETGIVNHDVIPSVVYTLPEIAGVGLTTEQAIEQAGGDKAKVKVSKFPMAANSRAKTNHEPDGFVKVIADAETDRVLGVWAIASVAGTMIAEACVAMEFGATSEDIAYTCHAHPTHAEALKEAAMGVQGKPIHI